One marine bacterium B5-7 genomic window, TTTCTTCACCTGGACGGTAACGGTAAAATTTATTGTACTCAGCATCTACTTTACCTGCCTCATGCAAAGCAGCACAGGCAACCAAAACAGAGGGCGCTATGGCATCCAAAATATTATCAGCGTTTGGGCCAAAGATGGGATCTTGATTTTCATCAGCTAGTGGCATCGTCAGTCTCTTTTTATCATTATTAAGGGCGCATGCTAACATGAATATAGCGCAATAATCAATCAGACCTTATGTTGCGCAGCCCGCGGCAAAGCCCGATGCCCAGGCCCACTGAAAATTATAACCACCCAGCCAACCCGTCACATCCAGCACTTCGCCAATAAAATACAAACCAGGGACTTGATTGCTCTCAAAGGTCTTAGAAGAAACTGCGCGACAATCCACGCCACCTAAGGTGACTTCCGCCGTGCGATAGCCTTCCGTGCTATTCGGTTGAATCTGCCATTGCTGGAACTGCGCAGCTATTTTCTCAAGCTGTTTATGAGGATGCAGCTGTAACTGATTGTTTTTATTAGATTCACCAAGAAATGTAGCCACCAGACGCTTGGGTAGCAGCTGATTCAACACCGCAGACAGCCTTGCGGTTGGCTGCTGGGTTTGTGCTAGCGTCAGGTGCTCAAGGAGATCAATATCCGGCAATAAATCAATGGTAATTGTTTCTCCGGCTTGCCAGTATGAGGAAATCTGTAAGATAGCTGGCCCACTTAAACCACGATGTGTGAACAGTAATCCTTCTCGGAATTGGCGTTTTTTGCAACGGACTGTGGCCTCTAAGGAAATACCGGGCAAAGGCGCCAGCCGCGCTTTATCTTGCGTATGCAGCGTAAATGGTACCAAACCAGCCCGCGTTGGTAGCACGGGGATCCCAAATTGCTCTGCCAACTGATAACCAAACGGCGTCGCCCCCATGGTGGGGATGGATAAACCGCCCGTCGCAATCACGAGAGATGAAGCCGTCCAAGTCCCTTGATTCGTTTCCACCACGAAATGTTTATCCGCGTGTTGCGTAATATTTGTGATGCTCGTCTCTAGCTGGATAACGGCAGAGGCCGCCTCACATTCCGCGAGTAACATTTGCAAAATATCTTTGGACTTATTATCACAAAATAATTGCCCCAATGTTTTCTCATGAAAAGGAATGTTGTGCTTTTTCACTAGCGCAATAAAATCTGCTGGCGTATATCGACTTAAGGCCGATTTGCAAAAATTAGGATTACCCGAAATAAAGTTTTCATGCGTGACCGATAAATTGGTAAAATTACAACGCCCGCCACCCGACATTAATATTTTTTTGCCTGGCTTATTGGCATGGTCCAGCACCAACACACGCTTGCCCCGCTGCCCTGCGGTGATCGCACACATCAAACCCGCTGCACCTGCACCAATAATGAGGACGTCAATGTGGTTTTTAGAGGCTATAGACATGAAAATCCGTAATATTATCAGAAATGTAGAAAATCCCCCCCCTATTTCCTACACCTCGTGTATATTTTATGGGGGTTATTTAGATCCTATCGCAGCCCATGAAATCCTGGAGGACTTTAGGTACAGCAATACTGCCATCAGCTTGCTGATAGTTTTCCATCACGGCCACTAATGTACGGCCAACGGCCAAGCCAGAGCCATTGAGAGTATGCACCAAGGCGGGCTTACCTGTCGCAGGATCACGCCAGCGCGCCTGCATACGGCGTGCCTGGAAGCTTTCCATGTTCGAACAAGAAGAGATTTCTCGATAGGTTTGCTGCCCCGGCAACCACACTTCTATGTCGTAAGTTTTTGCGGCAGAGAAACCCATATCGCCCGTGCAGAGTGCCATCACACGATAAGGTAATTCTAATTGTTGTAACACCGTTTCTGCATGTTGCGTGAGTTGTTCTAAGGCTGCGTAGGAATTTTCTGGCTTCACGATGTGAACCAATTCCACTTTTTCAAATTGATGTTGACGAATTAAGCCACGCGTATCTTTACCGTATGACCCCGCTTCACTACGAAAGCATGGTGTGTGCGCTACATATTTTAAAGGCAATTGATCCGCTTCAATAATGGTATCACGCGCTAAATTTGTCACAGGCACTTCCGCCGTCGGAATTAATACCAGTTCAGGATTAAAGTCTACTTGGAAAAAATCATCCGCAAATTTAGGTAGTTGCCCTGTGCCGACTAAGGCTTCCCGGTTAACCAAGTAAGGCACATACACTTCTTCATAGCCATGTTGCTCTGTGTGCAGGGTCAGCATGAATTGCGTTAAGGCACGGTGCAACTTAGCCAATTTATTTTTCAAGACAACAAACCGTGCACAACTTAATTTTTTAGACGCCGTATCAAAATCCAACTCTCCCGTAGCCTCACCCAAGGCCACATGATCTTTGGGATCAAATTCAAATTGGCGTGGTTCACCCCAGCGACGTACTTCAATATTTTCTTCTTCTTTCTCGCCAATAGGTACCGAGTCATGAGGCACATTCGGGATCTCTAACATGACTTCTTTTAACTGTGCTTGCACCGCATGCAAATTTTCTTGTGTTTGTTTAAGCTTTTCGCCTAACTCACCCACTGCCGCCAAGAAAGGCGCCGCATCTTCGCCCTTCGCTTTCGCCTGCCCGATGGCTTTGGAGCGAGTATTTCGTTCGCTTTGCAGGGTTTCTGCCTCAACTTGTAAGCCTTTGCGCTGTTTTTCTAGCAGTGCCAATTTGGCAACATCCAGCTGGTAGCCGCGTGTTTCTAGACGTGTCGCAATGGCTTGTGGCTCATCGCGTAAGCGTTTGGTATCAAGCATGGTGAAAAAAACCTAATTGTCGTGAGAATGGGTGCTATTTTACCGCATCATCCAATTGTCGCAAGTGGGCCAGTTTGTCCGCGATCTTCTTTTCTAGGCCGCGAGGCACGGGTTGGTAAAAGCGTTTGTTTTTTAAAGCATCTGGGAGGTATTGTTCGCCAGCGGCATAGGCTTCAGGCTCATCATGGGCATATCGATATTGTTTGCCATAATCGAGTTGCTTCATTAATTTAGTCGGCGCATTACGTAAATGCAGCGGCACATCAAGCGATCCCGATTGTTTAACCACTTGCATCACTTGATTAAATGCCGTGTACACCGCATTGCTTTTTGCGCAACTTGCTAAATACATCACGGCTTGCGCGATAGCAAGCTCCCCCTCGGGACTACCCAGACGTTCGTAAGTGTCCAACGCATTCAGCGCAATCGTTAAAGCACGTGGATCCGCATTCCCAATGTCTTCACTCGCCATGCGTAATACACGACGTGCAATGTACAAAGGATCACAACCGCCATCAAGCATACGACACAGCCAATACAGCGCACCATCCGGCGAAGAACCACGCACGGATTTATGCAGCGCAGAAATTTGATCGTAAAAAGCTTCACCGCCTTTATCAAATTGCCGGAAACTGCCGGTTAAAACATTATCTAATACAGCATCAGTAATATTTTCATCTTCCGCTAACTCCACCGCTAGCTCTAAAAGATTTAAGGTCCGCCGCGCATCGCCATCAGAAAAATCAACCACGCGTTTACGTAATTCAGGTTCGCATTGAATCGCTGGGTATTCACTTTGTAAAGCATGGTCGATGATTTGCAATAAGGCTTCTTCATCTAAACTTTTTAATACATACACTTTTGCACGTGACAACAATGCATTATTTAATTCGAATGAGGGATTTTCTGTGGTTGCACCAATTAAGGTGAGCACGCCCTCTTCCACATGCGGCAAAAAGGCATCTTGTTGTGATTTATTAAAACGATGGATCTCATCAATGAATAATACCGTTGATTGATTGTAAGCTTTCGCACGATCTTCCGCGCGCGCCACCACGGCGCGCACATCTTTCACGCCGCTTGATACGGCAGACAAGGTTTCTAGTTCAGCATTGGCCTTGCTAGCGAGTATTTTTGCTAAGGTGGTTTTTCCTGTGCCCGGTGGGCCCCAGAAAATCATGGAATGCAATTCGCCACGATCGTAAGCCACGCGCAGTGGTTTTCCTGGTGCGGTTAAATGCGATTGGCCAATATAATCATCGAGAGTTTCTGGGCGACAACGGGCAGCCAAGGGTTTCATGAAATGCCTGCTTTCAAAATGTCATGCATATGGATGGCACCTTGCGGTTTACGATCTGCATCGACAATCACTAAAGATGTAATTTGTCGCTCATTCATGACATGCAATGCATCAGCGGCCAAGGCATTAGCATCAAAAGTTAAGCCTTGTCCTTTTTTTGCGTCGATGATTTTTGTTTGATGAAAGTCCATGTTTTCTTCAAGACAGCGCCGTATATCACCATCAGTAAAAACACCTTGCAGTGCACCCTTTTCGTTAACAATCGTTGTAAAACCCAGCTTTTTATCGCTCATTTCAATGAGTGCTTGCATCACCGTCGCATCACCCTGCACAATCGGCAACTGTTTACCCGTATGCATTAAATCTTTCACGCGTGTTAACAAGCGACGGCCTAAACTGCCATCAGGATGCGCACGGGCGAAATCAGCTTCATTAAAGCCTCGCGCTTCTAATAAACTTAACGCTAAGGCATCACCCATCGCTAAGGCTGCTGTGGTGCTGGACGTTGGCGCTAAATTTAATGGACACGCTTCACGATTCACACTGACATCCAAATTAACCGTCGCGCGTTTAGCTAACACTGAATCGGCATCACCGGTTAGCGTAATCAATGGCACACCGAAATCTTCAATCAAAAATAAGATGTTAACAATTTCTTTGGTATTACCCGAGTTGGAAATCGCGATCACCACATCACGTGTTGTCACCATCCCCAAATCACCGTGCCCTGCTTCAGCCGGATGTAGAAAGAAAGCTGGCGTACCTGTGCTGGCAAACGTTGCTGCTAATTTTTGTGCGATATGACCTGATTTGCCCATACCGGTGAGAATCACCCGGCCCTTGCAATCCAGACAGTGCTGACATGCCTTGGCAAATTGATCGTCAATACGACTTTTGAGATCAGCAACGGCATTTGCCTCTGCATCAATCACCGCCTGACCCGCTTTTATGAGTTGTTTTGTATCCATAGGAGAAGAATAACAGAAAATACTTTGCTACGCAGCCACCATCGATTACCATGACGCTATGAATAAGGTCATCCCGCGCTTGACGCGGGACCTCCTGCAGCCTAAAGCGTACTTTGTAGGAACCTGACGGAGCCCCCAGGCTTGTAAGAACTCACAATTTCGATGATAGCCTGATCGCTGCTGCTCTTTCATAAACCGTCGGCGGCAAGGATAGCCGCCGTCGAGCGCCAGGGATGGATTTATGCGTGTTTATGAAAGAGCAGCAGCGATCAGGTTATAAATTTATTTGAAGGCTTATATAACGCATCATGACAGCAACAACAATTCCCGATCAACACATCCGTGAACAGGCACTCGATCCGACGCAGTCTTTTATTGTCCAAGCACCAGCCGGCTCAGGAAAGACTTCCTTGCTCACACAACGCTTCCTACGGCTGCTAGCAACCGTCAATCAGCCCGAATCCATTGTTGCGATTACTTTCACCCGCAAAGCGGCAGAAGAAATGCGGTCACGCATTATTGAGTCGCTGCAATCTGCCACGGAAGCAGAACCCGAGAGCAGCTACGCCAAACAAACCTGGAAACTGGCAAAGAAAGCACTGACGCAAGATCAAGAAAACGACTGGCAATTATTGAAAAATCCTAATCGCCTAAATATTCAAACGATTGATGCCTTATGTGCACGCTTGA contains:
- a CDS encoding membrane protein codes for the protein MSIASKNHIDVLIIGAGAAGLMCAITAGQRGKRVLVLDHANKPGKKILMSGGGRCNFTNLSVTHENFISGNPNFCKSALSRYTPADFIALVKKHNIPFHEKTLGQLFCDNKSKDILQMLLAECEAASAVIQLETSITNITQHADKHFVVETNQGTWTASSLVIATGGLSIPTMGATPFGYQLAEQFGIPVLPTRAGLVPFTLHTQDKARLAPLPGISLEATVRCKKRQFREGLLFTHRGLSGPAILQISSYWQAGETITIDLLPDIDLLEHLTLAQTQQPTARLSAVLNQLLPKRLVATFLGESNKNNQLQLHPHKQLEKIAAQFQQWQIQPNSTEGYRTAEVTLGGVDCRAVSSKTFESNQVPGLYFIGEVLDVTGWLGGYNFQWAWASGFAAGCAT
- a CDS encoding arabinose 5-phosphate isomerase, which codes for MDTKQLIKAGQAVIDAEANAVADLKSRIDDQFAKACQHCLDCKGRVILTGMGKSGHIAQKLAATFASTGTPAFFLHPAEAGHGDLGMVTTRDVVIAISNSGNTKEIVNILFLIEDFGVPLITLTGDADSVLAKRATVNLDVSVNREACPLNLAPTSSTTAALAMGDALALSLLEARGFNEADFARAHPDGSLGRRLLTRVKDLMHTGKQLPIVQGDATVMQALIEMSDKKLGFTTIVNEKGALQGVFTDGDIRRCLEENMDFHQTKIIDAKKGQGLTFDANALAADALHVMNERQITSLVIVDADRKPQGAIHMHDILKAGIS
- a CDS encoding recombination factor protein RarA, producing the protein MKPLAARCRPETLDDYIGQSHLTAPGKPLRVAYDRGELHSMIFWGPPGTGKTTLAKILASKANAELETLSAVSSGVKDVRAVVARAEDRAKAYNQSTVLFIDEIHRFNKSQQDAFLPHVEEGVLTLIGATTENPSFELNNALLSRAKVYVLKSLDEEALLQIIDHALQSEYPAIQCEPELRKRVVDFSDGDARRTLNLLELAVELAEDENITDAVLDNVLTGSFRQFDKGGEAFYDQISALHKSVRGSSPDGALYWLCRMLDGGCDPLYIARRVLRMASEDIGNADPRALTIALNALDTYERLGSPEGELAIAQAVMYLASCAKSNAVYTAFNQVMQVVKQSGSLDVPLHLRNAPTKLMKQLDYGKQYRYAHDEPEAYAAGEQYLPDALKNKRFYQPVPRGLEKKIADKLAHLRQLDDAVK
- the serS gene encoding serine--tRNA ligase is translated as MLDTKRLRDEPQAIATRLETRGYQLDVAKLALLEKQRKGLQVEAETLQSERNTRSKAIGQAKAKGEDAAPFLAAVGELGEKLKQTQENLHAVQAQLKEVMLEIPNVPHDSVPIGEKEEENIEVRRWGEPRQFEFDPKDHVALGEATGELDFDTASKKLSCARFVVLKNKLAKLHRALTQFMLTLHTEQHGYEEVYVPYLVNREALVGTGQLPKFADDFFQVDFNPELVLIPTAEVPVTNLARDTIIEADQLPLKYVAHTPCFRSEAGSYGKDTRGLIRQHQFEKVELVHIVKPENSYAALEQLTQHAETVLQQLELPYRVMALCTGDMGFSAAKTYDIEVWLPGQQTYREISSCSNMESFQARRMQARWRDPATGKPALVHTLNGSGLAVGRTLVAVMENYQQADGSIAVPKVLQDFMGCDRI